DNA from candidate division KSB1 bacterium:
ATCCCAAAAATAATTATGAGTGAGTTGGATTCGATTCTTTCCATCTAAATCTGTAACATATATCTCGGCTGTTGTTCTTACTAAGGCTGACTTCTCATCTTTAGACAAATTAGTGTTCTTTAGATGAGCTGATTGCAAACTGAATGCATAGAATATGATTCTTTTACTATCCGGAGACCAATTATGCACCATATTCGATAGTGGATCATTCGTAACATTGCGTTGATTGGTTCCGTCTGGTGACATCAAATATATCTCTCGATTTCCATCACGAGTTGTGTTAAAAGAAATCATCGTTCCATCGGGTGACCATCGAGGGACATAGTCTCTAAACTTATTATGGGTGAGCCGTTTGACATTGGTTCCATCTGCATCCATTACATAGATTTCCGGCTCTTCCTCATCACGATCGGAATGAAATACTATTTGCTTGGAATCTGGTGACCAGTCGGGATCACCATTGCGAGAATTCTCATCCGTTAACTTTCTCAATTCATTTCCATCAATGTTCATCACATATACTGCCTCTTCTGAATCGGAATAACTCATAAAAAGAACTTTCTTACCATCAGATGATATGGATGGAAGATACTTGGCTGTTTTAGTATAAGTCAGACGTTTAACATTGCTTCCATCGGAATTCATAATATAAATCTCTTGTATCCCGTCGCGATTTGAATCAAAGACAATTTGCTTTCCGTCTGGAGACCAAGTTGCGCCTCGAGACATCGGCGCGTCTTTGTCACAATTTATTGCTTGGGCAGGTCTAAACGATATCGGGATCAGTAAACAAAAACAAGTGAAACTTAACATTGTTTTGATCCACAACTTTTTCATCATTTTCGTATACTCCCTTAGTTTGTTTACCTTGATGAATCTTTCAGGAAAGACGAATGTATTTTATTTGAGGATGGTCTTTCCACATACTTGTTCGGTCCGGATCGAATTTGTTGAGCCCGCCGCCATTCGTCCCCACCCATAGATTACCATCTTTGTCCTCGAAAATCGCGCTGACAGAATTGTGACTTAGACTGATTGAATCATTCGGACTCCAATGATAGCGCCGAAAATTATTTCGCTTCTCATTAAATCGATTCAACCCGTTGCTAGTCCCAATCCACAGAAAACCCGATCGGTCCTCGTGAATTGCAAGGACTAGATTGTTGCTTAAACTGCGCGGATCACCAAGATCATACTTGTAAACAACAAAACGGTCATTCGCTGGATCAAACCTGTTCAATCCCTCCAGCGTGCCAACCCAAAGATTGCCTTTGTTATCTTCATAAAGCGCATAAATTTGATCGCTCGAAATAGAATTCGGATCATTGGGGTTGTGCCTGAAATCGACAAAACGGTAACCGTCGTACTTATTAAGTCCATTCAACGTTCCGAACCACATATAACCTTCCCGGTCCTGAAGAATACCATTGACCGTACTCTGGGAGAGTCCGTGCTCAACGGAAAGCCGCTCAAACTCGAGGACTGGAGCTAAACCACCAGTATTTATTTCTATTGGGCTTGAATTTTGTGAGAAAACCTCTATGCAGAAAACAAAAATAGAGACTATTGCCATTATTTGAAGGTTCAAGACTCGATGTCTCATGTGAATCTAATATGCGATTGAATTAATTATGGAGTGTGTTAACCAGCAAAATAGATACACTTTTTGAGCTGATGAATTCCCCAAAAAAAAAAAACCCAGACGAGTGTGATTTAGAGGACTTGCCTCATCGCACGATCGCAGAAATATCTTTGCAGGTAAACAGTGAAACCTCCAAAGTCCGAACTCAGGGAATTTATAAAGTGACTGAGGAAACCATTTTTTTCTAGTTGTCTTTAAACTTTATGGCTAAACCTAAAGCGCATGTCATTAGTGCTTTTAAAAAAAAACAATAATTGGGGAACCCTCTTGCCGAAAATGCGTTTGTAAAATTTGGACTTCCTTGCCAGCTACCCACTCTGGGTAATTGTCTACAACTTCAAACTTAACCCAAACGATTTGGATTTAATCATTCAATTCGAAATCTATTTTTTTTGAAAGAGGTATTTTATGGCAAAAAATTCAAAAGTTATGATTGAGGCAAATGGTTTGAGCAAATATTACGGACCCTTTGTTGCAATCCAGGATATCACCTTCTCCATTCCGGAAGGTCAAATCGTGGCATTCTTAGGTCCGAACGGGGCAGGTAAATCCACGACGATGAAAATACTGAGCGGCTACCTGGCTGCAAGTGAAGGTTCCGCCAAAATTGCCGGACTTGATGTTAGAACGGACCGCATTGAAATTGCAAGAAGGCTCGGCTACTTGCCAGAAAACGGTCCGCTCTATCAAAGCATGACGCCTTTAGAACTTCTCAAATTTTTCGGAGAAGCAAGATGCATTGAGCCGGACGCATTGAAAAAAAGCCTTGACCGGGTCATTGAGCAGTGCGCTTTACAGCTTGTTCTGGAAAAACCGATAGCCAAGCTTTCACGCGGGTACAAACAGCGTGTGGGACTTGCACAAGCTTTACTCCACGATCCGGACGTTCTGATTATGGACGAGCCCACTGCCGGATTGGACCCCAACCAAATTCGCGATTTTCGTGACAATATCAAAAAACTTGGTCAAACAAAAACAATCCTGATCTCAACCCATATTTTACATGAAGTAGATGCGATCGCGGATTATGTTTTGTTTGTCCATGAAGGCAAGCTGATTTTTGAAGGAACGCCAAAAGACTTAAAAGAAGATGGTTCTTTAGAAAATCCGTTTTACCGCCTGACAAATCATGGGCGGCCGGCAAATGTAGCAAAGGAGGAAGCAGCAGTATGAACATCAAATTGGGAAATTTTGAACTAAACATAAACACGACAGTCATTTTGTCGATCGTCAAGCGCGATTTGCGTATGTATTTCAACAATCCAACCGGATATGTTTTTCTTACTTTATTTATCTTTCTGAGCGCTTTTGCCGCATTCTGGCAGGAACGCTTCTTTTTGAACAATCTCGCCAATCTCGACCAGTTGAACGGTTTATTTCCTCTGTTACTGCTATTTTTCGTACCGGCCCTGACAATGGGCGTTTGGGCGAATGAAAGCAAAGAAGGCACGGATGAATTGCTTCTAACCCTGCCAGCAACAGACTTCGAGATCGCTTTTGGAAAATATTTGGCAACTCTTGGAGTTTATACCGCATCATTAGTTTTATCCTTTATCGGACATTTTCTGATCCTGGCGTGGCTCGGCAGTCCCGATTTAGGACTCATTATCGGCAACTATTTCGGATATTGGTTCACCGGTGCGGCCCTCATCGCGGTCGGCATGCTGGCCTCACTTCTCACCGCAAATGCCACAATCGCATTCGTTCTTGGAGCGGTTTTTTGTGCCTTTTTTGTTTACATCGACGCAATAACATCTTTAATAAGTACAACGCTTGGAGACTGGCTGGAACCCCTGGGAGTTTACCGCCATTTTGGCGATTTCGCCCGCGGCATTGTTAGTTTTTCGGGCATCCTTTATTTTATTTCAATTGCTGCACTGATGCTTTATTTAAATGTTTTGCTCATCGGGCGTCGCCACTGGCCCGTTGAAGCTGACGGTTATAAAATGTGGCTGCACCACCTGGTTCGCTCAGTCGCCATTGTGATCGCGGTTATCAGTGTCAATGCAATTCTGGCTCGGGCCGCCCTTAGGCTAGATGTCACCGCTGAACAATTACATTCCCTGTCCGATCAAACCGAGAAACTCCTGGACGAAATACCGGATGATCGACCGGTCTTCATCGAAGCCTTTATTAGTAAAAATGTCCCGCAAATCTTCGTTCAAACCCGCGCCAATTTATTAGGATTTCTCAAAGAAATTGATGCAGTTGCCGGCAATAAAGTTCAAGTATTAATTCACGACACTGAACAATTTTCTGACGACGCCCGGGATGCCAGGGAAAAATTTGGCATCTTAGCTCGGGATGTTCCGAATACTA
Protein-coding regions in this window:
- a CDS encoding PD40 domain-containing protein is translated as MMKKLWIKTMLSFTCFCLLIPISFRPAQAINCDKDAPMSRGATWSPDGKQIVFDSNRDGIQEIYIMNSDGSNVKRLTYTKTAKYLPSISSDGKKVLFMSYSDSEEAVYVMNIDGNELRKLTDENSRNGDPDWSPDSKQIVFHSDRDEEEPEIYVMDADGTNVKRLTHNKFRDYVPRWSPDGTMISFNTTRDGNREIYLMSPDGTNQRNVTNDPLSNMVHNWSPDSKRIIFYAFSLQSAHLKNTNLSKDEKSALVRTTAEIYVTDLDGKNRIQLTHNYFWD
- a CDS encoding ABC transporter ATP-binding protein; translated protein: MIEANGLSKYYGPFVAIQDITFSIPEGQIVAFLGPNGAGKSTTMKILSGYLAASEGSAKIAGLDVRTDRIEIARRLGYLPENGPLYQSMTPLELLKFFGEARCIEPDALKKSLDRVIEQCALQLVLEKPIAKLSRGYKQRVGLAQALLHDPDVLIMDEPTAGLDPNQIRDFRDNIKKLGQTKTILISTHILHEVDAIADYVLFVHEGKLIFEGTPKDLKEDGSLENPFYRLTNHGRPANVAKEEAAV